One window from the genome of Malus domestica chromosome 01, GDT2T_hap1 encodes:
- the LOC103435586 gene encoding uncharacterized protein, with product MPGGTTIHLTALDGIVNVNSLFTLAVFIGLTWNPSDPENTLIEADDPIACRPGPSVAEDLVSFHVYSFSSFLFSSLVALGLKQAIRITRSPSYHRPAEILVRVNSTLLRIGMLVSGVGSAAGCVFLMLALINVVQIKLGTLACGSFNTLAAVVPLVIFVSVALLIYVCTVLYAFTR from the coding sequence atgcccgGCGGAACCACCATCCACCTGACAGCCCTCGACGGCATCGTCAACGTCAACTCCCTCTTCACCTTAGCCGTCTTCATCGGCCTCACCTGGAACCCTTCCGACCCGGAAAACACCCTCATCGAGGCCGACGACCCCATCGCCTGCCGCCCTGGTCCCTCCGTCGCCGAGGATCTCGTCTCCTTCCACGTCTACTCCTTCAGCTCCTTCCTCTTCTCCAGCCTCGTCGCCCTCGGCCTCAAGCAGGCCATCCGGATCACCCGCAGCCCGTCCTACCACCGGCCCGCCGAGATTCTCGTCCGGGTCAACAGCACCCTCCTCCGGATCGGGATGCTCGTCTCGGGTGTCGGTTCGGCGGCCGGTTGCGTGTTCCTGATGCTGGCTCTCATCAACGTGGTGCAGATCAAGCTCGGGACTTTGGCCTGCGGCAGCTTCAACACTCTCGCCGCCGTCGTCCCGCTGGTCATCTTTGTCTCCGTCGCGCTGCTCATCTATGTTTGCACCGTTTTGTACGCTTTTACGCGCTAA